Proteins encoded by one window of Sorex araneus isolate mSorAra2 chromosome 3, mSorAra2.pri, whole genome shotgun sequence:
- the BEGAIN gene encoding brain-enriched guanylate kinase-associated protein isoform X3, which yields MEKLRLRGPWVSCLGQPRVLQGPLAHSTPSLWDSALQEQKGELRKRLSYTAHKLEKLETEFDSTRHYLEIELRRAQEELEKVTEKLRRIQNNYTALQRINQELEDKLYRMGQHYEEEKRALSHEIVALNSHLLEAKVTIDKLSEDNELYRKDCNLAAQLLQCSQSYGRVHKVSELPSDFRERVSLHLAAQGRSLSSLCPPAYGDSVPTCVIAKVLEKPDPASLSSRLSDSSARDLTFRDGLDKPGPRPPYKGDVYCSDTALYCPDERGQQRRPSADPPVTDVGFLRAQNSTDSGAEDEEEAEAAAAFPAGFRHEAFPGYAGSLPTSSSYSSFSATSEEKEHAQASTLTASQRAIYLSGRDQLFEHKPPPAAAAAYEGSPRFAKAASTGTGPLEAEVAPGFARTVSPYPAESFRFPASPGPRQALMPPNLWSLRAKPGSARLASEGVRSQWRPLSVEDVGAYSYPATPAGRASPCSFSERYYSGGGSPGEKAEGRASPLYASYKADSFSEADDLAPGHLAEPCFLRAASERSLSPSRAGDPLPGYEASEGAAERLGVQLCGPGGSPEPEPSPHSSRDSLEPCSMEASPEMLPAARRSPPQAFPRTGTVGLSRKDSLTKAQLYGTLLN from the exons GCTGCGCGGCCCCTGGGTGTCCTGCCTCGGGCAGCCCCGCGTCCTGCAGGGCCCGCTGGCCCACTCCACGCCCTCGCTCTGGGACAG CGCGCTGCAGGAGCAGAAGGGCGAGCTGCGCAAGCGGCTGTCCTACACCGCGCACAAGCTCGAGAAGCTCGAGACCGAGTTCGACTCCACGCGCCACTACCTGGAGATCGAGCTGCGGCGCGCgcaggaggagctggagaaggTGACGGAGAAACTGCGCAG GATCCAGAACAACTACACAGCCCTGCAGAGGATCAACCAGGAGCTGGAGGACAAGCTGTACCGCATG GGCCAGCACTATGAGGAGGAGAAGCGCGCCCTGAGCCACGAGATTGTCGCCCTCAATAGCCACCTGCTGGAGGCCAAGGTGACCATCGACAAGCTCTCAGAGGACAAC GAGCTCTATAGGAAGGACTGCAACTTGGCGGCCCAGCTGCTGCAGTGCAGCCAGAGCTACGGCCGCGTCCATAAGGTGTCCGAG CTGCCCTCGGACTTCCGGGAGCGCGTGAGCCTGCACCTGGCTGCCCAGGGCCGCAGCCTGTCGTCGCTGTGCCCGCCGGCCTACGGGGACAGCGTGCCCACCTGCGTCATCGCCAAGGTCCTGGAGAAGCCCGACCCCGCCAGCCTGTCCTCCCGCCTGTCGGACTCCTCCGCCCGCGACCTGACCTTCCGCGACGGGCTGGACAAGCCGGGCCCGCGGCCCCCCTACAAGGGGGACGTGTACTGCAGCGACACGGCCCTCTACTGCCCCGACGAGCGCGGCCAGCAGCGGCGGCCCAGCGCCGACCCGCCCGTCACCGACGTGGGCTTCCTGCGCGCCCAGAACTCCACCGACAGCGGGGCCGAAGACGAGGAGGAGGCCGAGGCGGCGGCCGCCTTCCCCGCCGGCTTCCGGCACGAGGCCTTCCCCGGCTACGCGGGCTCGCTGCCCACGTCCAGCTCCTACTCGAGCTTCAGCGCCACGTCGGAGGAGAAGGAGCACGCGCAGGCCAGCACGCTGACCGCCTCGCAGCGGGCCATCTACCTGAGCGGCCGCGACCAGCTCTTCGAGCACaagccgccccccgccgccgccgccgcctacGAGGGCAGCCCGCGCTTCGCCAAGGCCGCGTCCACCGGCACCGGCCCGCTGGAGGCCGAGGTGGCCCCGGGGTTTGCGCGGACCGTGTCCCCCTACCCGGCCGAGTCCTTCCGCTTCCcggcctccccgggcccccggcAGGCCCTGATGCCCCCCAACCTGTGGAGCCTGCGGGCCAAGCCCGGGAGCGCCCGGCTGGCCAGCGAGGGCGTGCGGAGCCAGTGGCGGCCGCTGAGCGTGGAGGACGTGGGCGCCTACTCGTACCCCGCCACGCCCGCGGGCCGCGCCTCGCCCTGCAGCTTCTCGGAACGCTACTACAGCGGCGGGGGCAGCCCGGGCGAGAAGGCCGAGGGCCGCGCCAGCCCCCTCTACGCCAGCTACAAGGCCGACAGCTTCTCCGAGGCCGACGACCTGGCCCCGGGCCACCTGGCCGAGCCCTGCTTCCTGCGGGCGGCCAGCGAGCGGAGCCTGAGCCCCAGCCGCGCCGGCGACCCCCTGCCCGGCTACGAGGCCAGCGAGGGGGCGGCCGAGAGGCTGGGGGTGCAGCTGTGCGGCCCCGGCGGCAGCCCCGAGCCGGAGCCCAGCCCCCACAGCTCCCGGGACTCCCTGGAGCCGTGCTCCATGGAGGCCTCCCCGGAAATGCTCCCCGCGGCCCGCCGCAGCCCCCCGCAGGCCTTCCCGCGGACTGGCACCGTGGGGCTCAGCCGGAAGGACAGTCTCACCAAGGCGCAGCTGTACGGGACCTTGCTCAACtga
- the BEGAIN gene encoding brain-enriched guanylate kinase-associated protein isoform X2, translated as MGSHLASQASAADMEKLRLRGPWVSCLGQPRVLQGPLAHSTPSLWDSALQEQKGELRKRLSYTAHKLEKLETEFDSTRHYLEIELRRAQEELEKVTEKLRRIQNNYTALQRINQELEDKLYRMGQHYEEEKRALSHEIVALNSHLLEAKVTIDKLSEDNELYRKDCNLAAQLLQCSQSYGRVHKVSELPSDFRERVSLHLAAQGRSLSSLCPPAYGDSVPTCVIAKVLEKPDPASLSSRLSDSSARDLTFRDGLDKPGPRPPYKGDVYCSDTALYCPDERGQQRRPSADPPVTDVGFLRAQNSTDSGAEDEEEAEAAAAFPAGFRHEAFPGYAGSLPTSSSYSSFSATSEEKEHAQASTLTASQRAIYLSGRDQLFEHKPPPAAAAAYEGSPRFAKAASTGTGPLEAEVAPGFARTVSPYPAESFRFPASPGPRQALMPPNLWSLRAKPGSARLASEGVRSQWRPLSVEDVGAYSYPATPAGRASPCSFSERYYSGGGSPGEKAEGRASPLYASYKADSFSEADDLAPGHLAEPCFLRAASERSLSPSRAGDPLPGYEASEGAAERLGVQLCGPGGSPEPEPSPHSSRDSLEPCSMEASPEMLPAARRSPPQAFPRTGTVGLSRKDSLTKAQLYGTLLN; from the exons GCTGCGCGGCCCCTGGGTGTCCTGCCTCGGGCAGCCCCGCGTCCTGCAGGGCCCGCTGGCCCACTCCACGCCCTCGCTCTGGGACAG CGCGCTGCAGGAGCAGAAGGGCGAGCTGCGCAAGCGGCTGTCCTACACCGCGCACAAGCTCGAGAAGCTCGAGACCGAGTTCGACTCCACGCGCCACTACCTGGAGATCGAGCTGCGGCGCGCgcaggaggagctggagaaggTGACGGAGAAACTGCGCAG GATCCAGAACAACTACACAGCCCTGCAGAGGATCAACCAGGAGCTGGAGGACAAGCTGTACCGCATG GGCCAGCACTATGAGGAGGAGAAGCGCGCCCTGAGCCACGAGATTGTCGCCCTCAATAGCCACCTGCTGGAGGCCAAGGTGACCATCGACAAGCTCTCAGAGGACAAC GAGCTCTATAGGAAGGACTGCAACTTGGCGGCCCAGCTGCTGCAGTGCAGCCAGAGCTACGGCCGCGTCCATAAGGTGTCCGAG CTGCCCTCGGACTTCCGGGAGCGCGTGAGCCTGCACCTGGCTGCCCAGGGCCGCAGCCTGTCGTCGCTGTGCCCGCCGGCCTACGGGGACAGCGTGCCCACCTGCGTCATCGCCAAGGTCCTGGAGAAGCCCGACCCCGCCAGCCTGTCCTCCCGCCTGTCGGACTCCTCCGCCCGCGACCTGACCTTCCGCGACGGGCTGGACAAGCCGGGCCCGCGGCCCCCCTACAAGGGGGACGTGTACTGCAGCGACACGGCCCTCTACTGCCCCGACGAGCGCGGCCAGCAGCGGCGGCCCAGCGCCGACCCGCCCGTCACCGACGTGGGCTTCCTGCGCGCCCAGAACTCCACCGACAGCGGGGCCGAAGACGAGGAGGAGGCCGAGGCGGCGGCCGCCTTCCCCGCCGGCTTCCGGCACGAGGCCTTCCCCGGCTACGCGGGCTCGCTGCCCACGTCCAGCTCCTACTCGAGCTTCAGCGCCACGTCGGAGGAGAAGGAGCACGCGCAGGCCAGCACGCTGACCGCCTCGCAGCGGGCCATCTACCTGAGCGGCCGCGACCAGCTCTTCGAGCACaagccgccccccgccgccgccgccgcctacGAGGGCAGCCCGCGCTTCGCCAAGGCCGCGTCCACCGGCACCGGCCCGCTGGAGGCCGAGGTGGCCCCGGGGTTTGCGCGGACCGTGTCCCCCTACCCGGCCGAGTCCTTCCGCTTCCcggcctccccgggcccccggcAGGCCCTGATGCCCCCCAACCTGTGGAGCCTGCGGGCCAAGCCCGGGAGCGCCCGGCTGGCCAGCGAGGGCGTGCGGAGCCAGTGGCGGCCGCTGAGCGTGGAGGACGTGGGCGCCTACTCGTACCCCGCCACGCCCGCGGGCCGCGCCTCGCCCTGCAGCTTCTCGGAACGCTACTACAGCGGCGGGGGCAGCCCGGGCGAGAAGGCCGAGGGCCGCGCCAGCCCCCTCTACGCCAGCTACAAGGCCGACAGCTTCTCCGAGGCCGACGACCTGGCCCCGGGCCACCTGGCCGAGCCCTGCTTCCTGCGGGCGGCCAGCGAGCGGAGCCTGAGCCCCAGCCGCGCCGGCGACCCCCTGCCCGGCTACGAGGCCAGCGAGGGGGCGGCCGAGAGGCTGGGGGTGCAGCTGTGCGGCCCCGGCGGCAGCCCCGAGCCGGAGCCCAGCCCCCACAGCTCCCGGGACTCCCTGGAGCCGTGCTCCATGGAGGCCTCCCCGGAAATGCTCCCCGCGGCCCGCCGCAGCCCCCCGCAGGCCTTCCCGCGGACTGGCACCGTGGGGCTCAGCCGGAAGGACAGTCTCACCAAGGCGCAGCTGTACGGGACCTTGCTCAACtga
- the BEGAIN gene encoding brain-enriched guanylate kinase-associated protein isoform X6, whose amino-acid sequence MGSHLASQASAADMEKLSALQEQKGELRKRLSYTAHKLEKLETEFDSTRHYLEIELRRAQEELEKVTEKLRRIQNNYTALQRINQELEDKLYRMGQHYEEEKRALSHEIVALNSHLLEAKVTIDKLSEDNELYRKDCNLAAQLLQCSQSYGRVHKVSELPSDFRERVSLHLAAQGRSLSSLCPPAYGDSVPTCVIAKVLEKPDPASLSSRLSDSSARDLTFRDGLDKPGPRPPYKGDVYCSDTALYCPDERGQQRRPSADPPVTDVGFLRAQNSTDSGAEDEEEAEAAAAFPAGFRHEAFPGYAGSLPTSSSYSSFSATSEEKEHAQASTLTASQRAIYLSGRDQLFEHKPPPAAAAAYEGSPRFAKAASTGTGPLEAEVAPGFARTVSPYPAESFRFPASPGPRQALMPPNLWSLRAKPGSARLASEGVRSQWRPLSVEDVGAYSYPATPAGRASPCSFSERYYSGGGSPGEKAEGRASPLYASYKADSFSEADDLAPGHLAEPCFLRAASERSLSPSRAGDPLPGYEASEGAAERLGVQLCGPGGSPEPEPSPHSSRDSLEPCSMEASPEMLPAARRSPPQAFPRTGTVGLSRKDSLTKAQLYGTLLN is encoded by the exons CGCGCTGCAGGAGCAGAAGGGCGAGCTGCGCAAGCGGCTGTCCTACACCGCGCACAAGCTCGAGAAGCTCGAGACCGAGTTCGACTCCACGCGCCACTACCTGGAGATCGAGCTGCGGCGCGCgcaggaggagctggagaaggTGACGGAGAAACTGCGCAG GATCCAGAACAACTACACAGCCCTGCAGAGGATCAACCAGGAGCTGGAGGACAAGCTGTACCGCATG GGCCAGCACTATGAGGAGGAGAAGCGCGCCCTGAGCCACGAGATTGTCGCCCTCAATAGCCACCTGCTGGAGGCCAAGGTGACCATCGACAAGCTCTCAGAGGACAAC GAGCTCTATAGGAAGGACTGCAACTTGGCGGCCCAGCTGCTGCAGTGCAGCCAGAGCTACGGCCGCGTCCATAAGGTGTCCGAG CTGCCCTCGGACTTCCGGGAGCGCGTGAGCCTGCACCTGGCTGCCCAGGGCCGCAGCCTGTCGTCGCTGTGCCCGCCGGCCTACGGGGACAGCGTGCCCACCTGCGTCATCGCCAAGGTCCTGGAGAAGCCCGACCCCGCCAGCCTGTCCTCCCGCCTGTCGGACTCCTCCGCCCGCGACCTGACCTTCCGCGACGGGCTGGACAAGCCGGGCCCGCGGCCCCCCTACAAGGGGGACGTGTACTGCAGCGACACGGCCCTCTACTGCCCCGACGAGCGCGGCCAGCAGCGGCGGCCCAGCGCCGACCCGCCCGTCACCGACGTGGGCTTCCTGCGCGCCCAGAACTCCACCGACAGCGGGGCCGAAGACGAGGAGGAGGCCGAGGCGGCGGCCGCCTTCCCCGCCGGCTTCCGGCACGAGGCCTTCCCCGGCTACGCGGGCTCGCTGCCCACGTCCAGCTCCTACTCGAGCTTCAGCGCCACGTCGGAGGAGAAGGAGCACGCGCAGGCCAGCACGCTGACCGCCTCGCAGCGGGCCATCTACCTGAGCGGCCGCGACCAGCTCTTCGAGCACaagccgccccccgccgccgccgccgcctacGAGGGCAGCCCGCGCTTCGCCAAGGCCGCGTCCACCGGCACCGGCCCGCTGGAGGCCGAGGTGGCCCCGGGGTTTGCGCGGACCGTGTCCCCCTACCCGGCCGAGTCCTTCCGCTTCCcggcctccccgggcccccggcAGGCCCTGATGCCCCCCAACCTGTGGAGCCTGCGGGCCAAGCCCGGGAGCGCCCGGCTGGCCAGCGAGGGCGTGCGGAGCCAGTGGCGGCCGCTGAGCGTGGAGGACGTGGGCGCCTACTCGTACCCCGCCACGCCCGCGGGCCGCGCCTCGCCCTGCAGCTTCTCGGAACGCTACTACAGCGGCGGGGGCAGCCCGGGCGAGAAGGCCGAGGGCCGCGCCAGCCCCCTCTACGCCAGCTACAAGGCCGACAGCTTCTCCGAGGCCGACGACCTGGCCCCGGGCCACCTGGCCGAGCCCTGCTTCCTGCGGGCGGCCAGCGAGCGGAGCCTGAGCCCCAGCCGCGCCGGCGACCCCCTGCCCGGCTACGAGGCCAGCGAGGGGGCGGCCGAGAGGCTGGGGGTGCAGCTGTGCGGCCCCGGCGGCAGCCCCGAGCCGGAGCCCAGCCCCCACAGCTCCCGGGACTCCCTGGAGCCGTGCTCCATGGAGGCCTCCCCGGAAATGCTCCCCGCGGCCCGCCGCAGCCCCCCGCAGGCCTTCCCGCGGACTGGCACCGTGGGGCTCAGCCGGAAGGACAGTCTCACCAAGGCGCAGCTGTACGGGACCTTGCTCAACtga
- the BEGAIN gene encoding brain-enriched guanylate kinase-associated protein isoform X4: MWSGGRRPGRLRRAASAADMEKLRLRGPWVSCLGQPRVLQGPLAHSTPSLWDSALQEQKGELRKRLSYTAHKLEKLETEFDSTRHYLEIELRRAQEELEKVTEKLRRIQNNYTALQRINQELEDKLYRMGQHYEEEKRALSHEIVALNSHLLEAKVTIDKLSEDNLPSDFRERVSLHLAAQGRSLSSLCPPAYGDSVPTCVIAKVLEKPDPASLSSRLSDSSARDLTFRDGLDKPGPRPPYKGDVYCSDTALYCPDERGQQRRPSADPPVTDVGFLRAQNSTDSGAEDEEEAEAAAAFPAGFRHEAFPGYAGSLPTSSSYSSFSATSEEKEHAQASTLTASQRAIYLSGRDQLFEHKPPPAAAAAYEGSPRFAKAASTGTGPLEAEVAPGFARTVSPYPAESFRFPASPGPRQALMPPNLWSLRAKPGSARLASEGVRSQWRPLSVEDVGAYSYPATPAGRASPCSFSERYYSGGGSPGEKAEGRASPLYASYKADSFSEADDLAPGHLAEPCFLRAASERSLSPSRAGDPLPGYEASEGAAERLGVQLCGPGGSPEPEPSPHSSRDSLEPCSMEASPEMLPAARRSPPQAFPRTGTVGLSRKDSLTKAQLYGTLLN, encoded by the exons GCTGCGCGGCCCCTGGGTGTCCTGCCTCGGGCAGCCCCGCGTCCTGCAGGGCCCGCTGGCCCACTCCACGCCCTCGCTCTGGGACAG CGCGCTGCAGGAGCAGAAGGGCGAGCTGCGCAAGCGGCTGTCCTACACCGCGCACAAGCTCGAGAAGCTCGAGACCGAGTTCGACTCCACGCGCCACTACCTGGAGATCGAGCTGCGGCGCGCgcaggaggagctggagaaggTGACGGAGAAACTGCGCAG GATCCAGAACAACTACACAGCCCTGCAGAGGATCAACCAGGAGCTGGAGGACAAGCTGTACCGCATG GGCCAGCACTATGAGGAGGAGAAGCGCGCCCTGAGCCACGAGATTGTCGCCCTCAATAGCCACCTGCTGGAGGCCAAGGTGACCATCGACAAGCTCTCAGAGGACAAC CTGCCCTCGGACTTCCGGGAGCGCGTGAGCCTGCACCTGGCTGCCCAGGGCCGCAGCCTGTCGTCGCTGTGCCCGCCGGCCTACGGGGACAGCGTGCCCACCTGCGTCATCGCCAAGGTCCTGGAGAAGCCCGACCCCGCCAGCCTGTCCTCCCGCCTGTCGGACTCCTCCGCCCGCGACCTGACCTTCCGCGACGGGCTGGACAAGCCGGGCCCGCGGCCCCCCTACAAGGGGGACGTGTACTGCAGCGACACGGCCCTCTACTGCCCCGACGAGCGCGGCCAGCAGCGGCGGCCCAGCGCCGACCCGCCCGTCACCGACGTGGGCTTCCTGCGCGCCCAGAACTCCACCGACAGCGGGGCCGAAGACGAGGAGGAGGCCGAGGCGGCGGCCGCCTTCCCCGCCGGCTTCCGGCACGAGGCCTTCCCCGGCTACGCGGGCTCGCTGCCCACGTCCAGCTCCTACTCGAGCTTCAGCGCCACGTCGGAGGAGAAGGAGCACGCGCAGGCCAGCACGCTGACCGCCTCGCAGCGGGCCATCTACCTGAGCGGCCGCGACCAGCTCTTCGAGCACaagccgccccccgccgccgccgccgcctacGAGGGCAGCCCGCGCTTCGCCAAGGCCGCGTCCACCGGCACCGGCCCGCTGGAGGCCGAGGTGGCCCCGGGGTTTGCGCGGACCGTGTCCCCCTACCCGGCCGAGTCCTTCCGCTTCCcggcctccccgggcccccggcAGGCCCTGATGCCCCCCAACCTGTGGAGCCTGCGGGCCAAGCCCGGGAGCGCCCGGCTGGCCAGCGAGGGCGTGCGGAGCCAGTGGCGGCCGCTGAGCGTGGAGGACGTGGGCGCCTACTCGTACCCCGCCACGCCCGCGGGCCGCGCCTCGCCCTGCAGCTTCTCGGAACGCTACTACAGCGGCGGGGGCAGCCCGGGCGAGAAGGCCGAGGGCCGCGCCAGCCCCCTCTACGCCAGCTACAAGGCCGACAGCTTCTCCGAGGCCGACGACCTGGCCCCGGGCCACCTGGCCGAGCCCTGCTTCCTGCGGGCGGCCAGCGAGCGGAGCCTGAGCCCCAGCCGCGCCGGCGACCCCCTGCCCGGCTACGAGGCCAGCGAGGGGGCGGCCGAGAGGCTGGGGGTGCAGCTGTGCGGCCCCGGCGGCAGCCCCGAGCCGGAGCCCAGCCCCCACAGCTCCCGGGACTCCCTGGAGCCGTGCTCCATGGAGGCCTCCCCGGAAATGCTCCCCGCGGCCCGCCGCAGCCCCCCGCAGGCCTTCCCGCGGACTGGCACCGTGGGGCTCAGCCGGAAGGACAGTCTCACCAAGGCGCAGCTGTACGGGACCTTGCTCAACtga
- the BEGAIN gene encoding brain-enriched guanylate kinase-associated protein isoform X1: MWSGGRRPGRLRRAASAADMEKLRLRGPWVSCLGQPRVLQGPLAHSTPSLWDSALQEQKGELRKRLSYTAHKLEKLETEFDSTRHYLEIELRRAQEELEKVTEKLRRIQNNYTALQRINQELEDKLYRMGQHYEEEKRALSHEIVALNSHLLEAKVTIDKLSEDNELYRKDCNLAAQLLQCSQSYGRVHKVSELPSDFRERVSLHLAAQGRSLSSLCPPAYGDSVPTCVIAKVLEKPDPASLSSRLSDSSARDLTFRDGLDKPGPRPPYKGDVYCSDTALYCPDERGQQRRPSADPPVTDVGFLRAQNSTDSGAEDEEEAEAAAAFPAGFRHEAFPGYAGSLPTSSSYSSFSATSEEKEHAQASTLTASQRAIYLSGRDQLFEHKPPPAAAAAYEGSPRFAKAASTGTGPLEAEVAPGFARTVSPYPAESFRFPASPGPRQALMPPNLWSLRAKPGSARLASEGVRSQWRPLSVEDVGAYSYPATPAGRASPCSFSERYYSGGGSPGEKAEGRASPLYASYKADSFSEADDLAPGHLAEPCFLRAASERSLSPSRAGDPLPGYEASEGAAERLGVQLCGPGGSPEPEPSPHSSRDSLEPCSMEASPEMLPAARRSPPQAFPRTGTVGLSRKDSLTKAQLYGTLLN; the protein is encoded by the exons GCTGCGCGGCCCCTGGGTGTCCTGCCTCGGGCAGCCCCGCGTCCTGCAGGGCCCGCTGGCCCACTCCACGCCCTCGCTCTGGGACAG CGCGCTGCAGGAGCAGAAGGGCGAGCTGCGCAAGCGGCTGTCCTACACCGCGCACAAGCTCGAGAAGCTCGAGACCGAGTTCGACTCCACGCGCCACTACCTGGAGATCGAGCTGCGGCGCGCgcaggaggagctggagaaggTGACGGAGAAACTGCGCAG GATCCAGAACAACTACACAGCCCTGCAGAGGATCAACCAGGAGCTGGAGGACAAGCTGTACCGCATG GGCCAGCACTATGAGGAGGAGAAGCGCGCCCTGAGCCACGAGATTGTCGCCCTCAATAGCCACCTGCTGGAGGCCAAGGTGACCATCGACAAGCTCTCAGAGGACAAC GAGCTCTATAGGAAGGACTGCAACTTGGCGGCCCAGCTGCTGCAGTGCAGCCAGAGCTACGGCCGCGTCCATAAGGTGTCCGAG CTGCCCTCGGACTTCCGGGAGCGCGTGAGCCTGCACCTGGCTGCCCAGGGCCGCAGCCTGTCGTCGCTGTGCCCGCCGGCCTACGGGGACAGCGTGCCCACCTGCGTCATCGCCAAGGTCCTGGAGAAGCCCGACCCCGCCAGCCTGTCCTCCCGCCTGTCGGACTCCTCCGCCCGCGACCTGACCTTCCGCGACGGGCTGGACAAGCCGGGCCCGCGGCCCCCCTACAAGGGGGACGTGTACTGCAGCGACACGGCCCTCTACTGCCCCGACGAGCGCGGCCAGCAGCGGCGGCCCAGCGCCGACCCGCCCGTCACCGACGTGGGCTTCCTGCGCGCCCAGAACTCCACCGACAGCGGGGCCGAAGACGAGGAGGAGGCCGAGGCGGCGGCCGCCTTCCCCGCCGGCTTCCGGCACGAGGCCTTCCCCGGCTACGCGGGCTCGCTGCCCACGTCCAGCTCCTACTCGAGCTTCAGCGCCACGTCGGAGGAGAAGGAGCACGCGCAGGCCAGCACGCTGACCGCCTCGCAGCGGGCCATCTACCTGAGCGGCCGCGACCAGCTCTTCGAGCACaagccgccccccgccgccgccgccgcctacGAGGGCAGCCCGCGCTTCGCCAAGGCCGCGTCCACCGGCACCGGCCCGCTGGAGGCCGAGGTGGCCCCGGGGTTTGCGCGGACCGTGTCCCCCTACCCGGCCGAGTCCTTCCGCTTCCcggcctccccgggcccccggcAGGCCCTGATGCCCCCCAACCTGTGGAGCCTGCGGGCCAAGCCCGGGAGCGCCCGGCTGGCCAGCGAGGGCGTGCGGAGCCAGTGGCGGCCGCTGAGCGTGGAGGACGTGGGCGCCTACTCGTACCCCGCCACGCCCGCGGGCCGCGCCTCGCCCTGCAGCTTCTCGGAACGCTACTACAGCGGCGGGGGCAGCCCGGGCGAGAAGGCCGAGGGCCGCGCCAGCCCCCTCTACGCCAGCTACAAGGCCGACAGCTTCTCCGAGGCCGACGACCTGGCCCCGGGCCACCTGGCCGAGCCCTGCTTCCTGCGGGCGGCCAGCGAGCGGAGCCTGAGCCCCAGCCGCGCCGGCGACCCCCTGCCCGGCTACGAGGCCAGCGAGGGGGCGGCCGAGAGGCTGGGGGTGCAGCTGTGCGGCCCCGGCGGCAGCCCCGAGCCGGAGCCCAGCCCCCACAGCTCCCGGGACTCCCTGGAGCCGTGCTCCATGGAGGCCTCCCCGGAAATGCTCCCCGCGGCCCGCCGCAGCCCCCCGCAGGCCTTCCCGCGGACTGGCACCGTGGGGCTCAGCCGGAAGGACAGTCTCACCAAGGCGCAGCTGTACGGGACCTTGCTCAACtga